From a single Apium graveolens cultivar Ventura chromosome 2, ASM990537v1, whole genome shotgun sequence genomic region:
- the LOC141706245 gene encoding cytochrome P450 724B1-like produces the protein MQIDTESIAMTGGFLMVMFVGFLLFVIGLITIHFLPLLLSKLNGYVLPKGTFSWPLLGETLSFLNPHPSNSIGTFLHNHCSKYGKVFKSHLFFTPTIVSCDEELNYFILQNEDKLFQCSYPKPIHGVLGSLSMLVAVGDTHKRLRSVALSLVTTTKSNPQFLNDIENTAIQILDSWKHKHQILFCEEARKFTFTVIVKQVLGLTPDDPHTSEILKDFLTFMKGLISLPLYIPGTPYARAVKARRRIASTVKAIIEERRKIRSASSTQQDNPRSFDFLEILLCVDALSEDEKVSFVLDSLLGGYETTSLLMAMVVHFLDQSTTALEHLKLEHQNIRNMKNINDVSLNWEDYKKMEFTQHVINEALRYGNVVKFVHRKALKDVKFKDFVIPSGWQVLPVLSAVHLDKTLHADASQFHPWRWENQEQTCKKFTPFGGGTRCCPGSELAKVEVAFFLHHLVQKFRWRTECGDLPFAYPYVEFPRGLPLYVEEYESNGVVDKKEN, from the exons ATGCAAATAGACACCGAGTCCATTGCCATGACCGGTGGGTTTTTGATGGTGATGTTCGTAGGTTTTCTCTTGTTTGTGATAGGTCTCATTACAATCCATTTTTTACCTTTGTTGTTGTCAAAGCTTAATGGATATGTACTTCCAAAAGGGACTTTTAGTTGGCCTTTACTTGGTGAAACTCTCTCCTTTCTCAATCCTCATCCTTCCAATTCTATTGGCACTTTTCTTCATAACCATTGTTCTAA GTATGGGAAAGTGTTCAAGTCCCATTTATTCTTTACACCAACAATAGTGTCATGTGATGAGGAGTTGAACTACTTCATTTTACAAAATGAAGACAAATTGTTTCAGTGTAGCTATCCAAAGCCCATCCATGGAGTGCTAGGGAGCTTGTCAATGTTGGTGGCAGTGGGTGACACTCACAAGAGGCTTAGAAGTGTGGCTCTCTCTCTTGTCACCACTACCAAATCAAACCCTCAATTTCTTAATGACATTGAGAATACTGCTATTCAGATTTTGGATTCTTGGAAACACAAACACCAAATCCTCTTCTGTGAGGAGGCTAGAAAG TTTACTTTTACTGTAATAGTAAAACAAGTGCTAGGGTTAACCCCTGATGACCCACATACCTCAGAAATTCTCAAGGATTTTCTCACCTTCATGAAAGGGCTCATTTCTCTTCCACTATACATTCCTGGGACTCCTTATGCAAGAGCTGTTAAG GCTAGAAGAAGAATAGCATCTACTGTCAAAGCAATTATTGAAGAAAGAAGGAAGATTAGAAGTGCAAGTTCAACACAACAAGATAATCCAAGAAGTTTTGATTTCTTAGAGATACTCTTATGTGTTGATGCCTTATCTGAAGATGAAAAAGTTAGTTTTGTTCTTGATTCTCTACTTGGTGGTTATGAAACCACTTCTTTGTTGATGGCCATGGTGGTTCACTTCCTTGATCAATCCACTACTGCACTTGAACATTTAAAG TTGGAGCATCAGAATATAAGAAACATGAAGAATATCAACGATGTGTCTTTGAACTGGGAAGATTATAAGAAAATGGAATTTACACAACAT GTCATCAATGAAGCTTTAAGATACGGGAACGTTGTCAAGTTTGTGCACCGAAAGGCTCTTAAGGATGTTAAATTTAAAG ATTTTGTAATTCCATCGGGTTGGCAAGTCCTACCAGTTCTCAGTGCAGTCCATTTAGACAAAACTCTCCATGCAGACGCTTCCCAGTTTCATCCTTGGAGATGGGAG AATCAAGAACAGACATGCAAGAAGTTTACCCCTTTCGGTGGAGGAACAAGATGCTGCCCTGGTTCTGAACTTGCTAAAGTAGAAGTCGCATTCTTCCTCCACCACCTTGTACAAAAATTCAG ATGGAGAACAGAATGTGGTGACTTACCTTTTGCATACCCATATGTAGAATTCCCTAGAGGGTTGCCACTATACGTTGAGGAGTATGAGTCAAATGGCGTTGTTGATAAAAAGGAAAATTAA